TCTAATGTTTCTGGCTTTTGAGCTTGGTGTGGGTGCTCGCTTCCAGCATAAACATTTAATTTCTTAGCCATTTGACGGCCAAGAGATCCTTTTGGAAGCATGCCTTTAATAGCAAGCTCGATTAAACGTTCTGGTTTACGGTCACGCATTTCACCTGCAGACATTGATTTCAATGAACCAGGGTAGCGGCTGTGACGGTAGTACATTTTGTCTTGAAGTTTGTTACCTGTTAAGTGAATCTTTTCAGCGTTAATCACGATGACGTGATCACCTGTGTCAATATGCGGCGTAAAAGTGGGCTTGTGCTTACCGCGAAGGATGCTCGCAACTTCAGAAGCTAGGCGTCCAAGTGCTTTACCTTCAGCGTCAACCACGAACCACTTGCGCTCCACGTCTTGTGGCTTTGCCATATATGTTGTACGCATTCGTTATTTCCCTCCTACTAGTCAAAAAACTATCCAAATCTAACTGTCATTTCAACGATCGATTCCGTACCCGGGGCTAGTGGGCATAAGAATACCATAGATCATCATATAATATATGAAGGGCCATGTCAACCTGAAAATACACCAGGTTTCGTTGTTATTGAATTTTTTTTACGTAATCAGCTAATATCTGTTCGTCATAAAACACTTGAGACAAATATAACCCGTGGGCAGGTGCGGTTTTTCCAGCCAGTGCCCGATTTTTCGCCGCCATAATCGTCTCTATTTCATCCCACTGACGTGTACCGCTTCCTACTTCTAACAATGTCCCCATTAACACGCGCACCATCTGATATAAAAAGCCGCTGCCAATGAACCTGAACGTCCAGTCATCGCCCTCTTTTGCGATGTCTATCAAATAAATCGTCCGCACTTTATCCACCACATCGGTTTTCGGGGATGAAAAGCTCGTAAAGTCATGTGTCCCAATAAATTGGCTGGCTGCCGCTTGCATGGCCGCCATATTAAGTGTCCTGTCAGTATGACAGATATAGCGTCGCTGAAACACATTATAGTCAGAGCTAGTCGAAAGCCGATAAATATATTCTTTCCCTACTGCATCGTAGCGAGCGTGAAATGACTGAGGAACATGCCTACACGTATGCACGTAAATGTCATCTGGCAGTAAACTATTTAAGGCCTTTGGCCAGCGGTCTTCAGGTATCGTTAATGGTGTATCAAAATGAACAGGCTGACGAATCCCGTGAACACCGGCATCCGTTCGTCCCGATGAGGTGGACGGCCAGCTTGGCGTTTTATGAATTGTCGCTAATGCCTTTTCGA
The DNA window shown above is from Salipaludibacillus agaradhaerens and carries:
- the truA gene encoding tRNA pseudouridine(38-40) synthase TruA codes for the protein MQRVLATLSYDGARFHGYQRQPQDRSVQGEVEKALATIHKTPSWPSTSSGRTDAGVHGIRQPVHFDTPLTIPEDRWPKALNSLLPDDIYVHTCRHVPQSFHARYDAVGKEYIYRLSTSSDYNVFQRRYICHTDRTLNMAAMQAAASQFIGTHDFTSFSSPKTDVVDKVRTIYLIDIAKEGDDWTFRFIGSGFLYQMVRVLMGTLLEVGSGTRQWDEIETIMAAKNRALAGKTAPAHGLYLSQVFYDEQILADYVKKIQ
- the rplM gene encoding 50S ribosomal protein L13 → MRTTYMAKPQDVERKWFVVDAEGKALGRLASEVASILRGKHKPTFTPHIDTGDHVIVINAEKIHLTGNKLQDKMYYRHSRYPGSLKSMSAGEMRDRKPERLIELAIKGMLPKGSLGRQMAKKLNVYAGSEHPHQAQKPETLELRG